Part of the Mycolicibacterium mengxianglii genome is shown below.
GGGCGATTCTGCCGGTTGCCGCCGTCTTCCTCGTGTGGGACGTAGCGGCGATTCTCGCCGATGTCTGGACCTATGACCCGCAGTACCTCACGGGAATCCGGATCGGTCCGCTCCCCCTGGAGGAATTGCTCTTCTTCCTGGTGATTCCGATCTGCGGCCTACTGACCTACTCCGCCGTCCAAGGCATCCTGGCGCGCGTGCGCAGGCTCCGGGAACGCAGCGGGGAACGACGGTCGTGATCGGCTACGCCCTGCGGACCGCCCAGGACCGCCCCACCGTGCCGGTGCGCGAAAGGTGACAACGCCACCCCGCCGTTGGCTGGATAATGGGCCGGTGTCCGCACGTGACAAGCAGCTGAGCAACCCGGCTTCGTGGCTGCGCCGCGCGTCGAAAGCCTCACCGTTTCAGGTGCTACCGCGGCAACGGTGGGCCGAGCAGCGTGCGACCTACCGCGACGCTGATCCGGCCATCATCGATTCGGCATTGGCACGGACCCTGCGCCGACCCGGCGGTAACTGGTACGTCTTCGCCGCCGGCACCGATATCCGAACGCGGCCTTTCGGTGCCACCGTCGCAGGCAACGAACTCGTCGCCTGGCGCGATGACCAGCAGGGGCTCCATGTCGGCCCGGCGGCGTGCCCGCATCTGGGTGCCGACTTGTGCACCGGCAGCATCGACCGTGGCTCGGTGGTCTGCCCCTGGCACGGTCTGCGGCTCACCGGCCGTCCGCGCACGGGTTGGGAACCGTTTCCGGCCTACGACGACGGTGTCCTGGCTTGGGTGCGCCTTGACCACGTCGGTGATGAAGCACCAACGCAGACACCGGTATTGCCGCAGCGTCCCGCCCAGCCCAGGATCGCTGCGGTGGCGCGGACGACCGGGGTATGCGAACCGCGAGACGTGATCGCCAACCGGATGGACCCGTGGCACGGTGCCTGGTTTCACCCGTACTCGTTCACTCGCCTCGAGGTACTCGACGCTCCCCCGGCTGACGGCGACAACCCAGATCCGTTGGACCGCTTCGTTGTTGCCGTCACGTTCCGGGTCGGCCGATTCGGTGTGCCGGTGATCGCCGAGTTCACCAGTCCGGAACCTCGCACCATCGTGATGCACATCGTGGAAGGCGAAGGAGCGGGCAGTGTCGTCGAGACACATGCCACGCCGGTTGGACCCGGCATCGACGGCCGCCCGCGCACCACCGTCATCGAAGCGGTGATCGCACATTCCGAGCGGCCCGGCTTCGTCAACGCCCTGCGCGCCTCAGGCCTGGTCGTCCCCTTCATGCGGTACGCCGCGAACCGCCTCTGGCGCGATGACCTCGCGTACGCAGAGCGTCTCTACGCGCTACGCGCGGCGTCAGTCGAATAATCCGTCGAGAGCGTGATGTTCCAGTTGCACCCAACGTGTGACGTGGCCGCGGACGTCGTCGACCTCCTCGGGACTCAGATGGTGGGCCCCGGCGGGCGTGAGCCGGCAGATGTCCATCGGACCACCGACACTCGGTGACGATGCGTCCAGCGCGTCGAGCACGCGCAGGGCGGCAACCACTCCGTAATCGAGATCGCGTTCGGTCATCCGAAAGTGCGCCAACAGAGCGTGCGCCTGCTGGGCCATCGGCGCGCCGCTGCCGACGGCCTGAAACCCCGTCTCTTCGTGATGTCCGACAAGGCCGTTCGGGTCGACATCGATGATGAACGGTGTCTGTCCGGCATACCCCGCGGCGAGGATGTAGGTGGCCGGGGTGCCGGCCTTCTCCTGGCCGGGCACGCCCTCGATGAAATTCGCGTAGTGATGCTTGAACACCGGCAGGATCCTGTCCTGCAACGCGTGGCCGATGTTCTTGGCTTCGATCACCGCCTCAGCCTCGGCGTCGAAGATCTGCTCGACGTCGTAGAGCACCGCCCGTGATCCGCTGCCACCCCAGGCCGCATACTCGCCCATCGCATGCAGTTTCTGCGCCGGATAGCTCAGGCCCCGGCCGGGGTCGGTGATCTGGGAATCCGATGCCAGCACGATCCCGTTGGCACATTTCACAGCAAGGACGACAGTCATCATGAGATCGTCCCACCCGCCGTAGGGTGAACGGATGAGCGCCGGGGAGCAGCGGGCCGGAGTCGACCTCACGAATCTCGATCAGCCACTGAGCTCCGACGCCGGTGCCACCAAACGAGACCTGGTGGACTACCTCGACGCGGTGGCCGAGCGGATGCTGCCCGGACTCGTCGATCGCCCGCTGACCGTGTTACGCGCCTTGCGGGGCCGGGCACCGTTCATGCAGAAGAACGTCCCGAAGTACACCCCGGACTGGGTGCAGACGGTGCCGGTCTGGGCTGAAGCATCCAAACGCGAAATCCACTACGCGCTGTGCAACGACCGCCGCACTCTGCTGTGGCTGGCCAACCAGCGCGCCATCGAATACCACCCCACGCTGGGGCTGGCCGCCAACATCTACCGGCCCACCCATCTGATCCTGGATCTCGATCCCCCGACGGCGCCGACTTCGCCGCGGTCGTCGCCGTCGCCCACCTGGTCCGCCAGGCGTTGACCGACAGCGGCCTGGCCGGGGCGGTGAAGACCAGCGGATCCCGCGGAGTGCACATCTTCGTTCCGGTCGACGACACCGCACCCGTGGAGGACGTGGCCGCAGCCACTCGCGCGCTGGCCGCCCGTGCCGAAGCACTGGATCCGGGCATCGCCACCACGGCGTTCATCGTGGAAGACCGGGCAGGCAAGGTGTTCGTCGACTCCACCCGCGCCGGCGGCGCCACCGTGGCGGCGGTCTACAGCCCGCGGTTGCGGCCCGGCACCCCGGTGTCGTTCCCACTGGCATGGTCAGATCTGGATCGGATCACACCGGCCGACTTCACCGTCCACAGCGCGATCGGCGCCCTGGCCGGTGGTGACCCGTGGGCGGACTCAATGCCGGAGGCCCAAACCTTGCCGGCTGATCTGATCGAGGAGGGGCACACCATCCCGGTTGCGCGGGTGGCCGCCATGCACGAAGGCAAACGTCGAGCGAAGGCCCGACGGGAAGAGAGCACGCAGTAGCAGCCGCTACTGGTCGGTGTGGATCTTGGTGACCCGACCGGTGACCAGCGCGTCGGCCAACCAGTCGTCAAAGTCGAATTCGCCGTCCACCCACTGCTCGGGGTCCTGACCGACCGCGTCGGCCTCGACTTCGTGCTTGAGTTGCGCTCGCGTCAGGTCGCGGTCCTGGTAGAGATACGTCGTCTGGCTGTTCATCGGCTGCCTTCCAGATGTTCGCCGCGGACGTGCGAACACTTCGACGGTACGGGTGCAACCAGGCATGCGCCACGCAGTCACAGCGAAAAGTGGTCGTCCATCACACCCAGCCACACCTGAGCAGAATCGATGGCCACCTTCTCGCTGATGAAGGCGTGCTGGGTCCCGGTGTAGATGTCGCGGAACCCGCGCTCGAGTCGGCTGCCCTCGCGGATGGCGGTGGTGCCCGCAGCCAGGTGCGCCCATTCCGCGCAGGCCCGCGCCACATCGGTGGTGTACACCGCCGCTATCCGCATATCGGCGCGCATCGTCGGCGTCAGCTCCTGACCCGCCTCCACCGCGGCTTCCACTGATCCGAAGGCGTCGAGTACCAGCAGCCGGGCCGCGCGCCAGGCTGCGACGTGATGGGCGAGATCCTTCTGGAAAGTGGGCCGGCTGGCCAGCGCGGCCATATCCGACATCCGGAACTTCGTGGCCGCCAATTCCTGCACGTCGTCGAGCATGCTCTTGGCGACCCCAAGGGCCCACGCTGCGTGGCCGGCCGCGGTCACCGGCATCATCCCCATACGGCCCGCAGCGGAGGTACCGCGCACCGGCTCCCGGCTGAACAACCGGAACGCCCGGTACGCCGGCACGAACACGTCAGCGACGTTGTAGTCGTAGGACCCGGTCCCTTTCAGCCCCTGGACATGCCAACCGTCGGTGAAGTCGACCTCCGCCCGTGGCAGCAGTGCCACCATGAGTTCGGGCACCCCGTCGCTGATCCAGCGGATCTCCCCGGATTCCATCGGGATGAAACCGGCCGCGACGTATTCGGAATGCCCGGTGCCCGACCCGAAGTTCCAGGATCCGGTCAGCCGGTAGCCACCATCGACGACCAGGCCCTGTCCGTTGGGGGCGAACTGCCCGCCCATCGTCACCCGGTTGTTGTTGGCGGTGAAGACCTCGGCGAACCCTTCGTCGGGTAGGTAGCTGGCCGCTGCGAACGACGCCGGTAGGTTCGCGATCCCGGTCCATCCGAATGAGCCGTCCTGCCACGCCATTTCGATCCAGGTTTCGATCATCTCGGCAAACGAGGGGTCCACTCCCCCGGCGGCGGCCGGGTTGAAGGCCGTCATCAATCCGCTGTCCCACATGGCCTCGACAACCGGCGGCGACAACGTGCGGAGCCGCTCGGATTCGGCGGCCTCGGTGCGCACGAGGTCGCGCAATGCACGCGCCTGCCCGACGAGGTCGACCCGTGTGGGCGCAGTGGTCATGGTGATACCTCCCTGGTCGGAAGTCTGACCCTACATACTGTGCCGAGCCGGTGGTGCGAAATCCGCAACCACAATGCAGCGCGAAAAGGGCATCCAATGAAGCGGTTTGAGGGCAAAGGGGTTCTGGTCACCGGGGCCGCGTCGGGAATCGGGCACGCCACGGTGACGCGGTTGCTCGACGAAGGGGCGACGGTGGTGGGTTTGGATCTCGCCGAGCAGTCACCCGACACCGGGGGCTACACCTACCACCGCGGCGACATCCTCGACGCCGGTGCGGTGGGCGCCGCAGTGGCCGCCGTGGTGGCCGGCGCGGGGCGCCTCGACGCCGTGGTGCACGCCGCCGGAGTGGCCGGCGGGGGTCCGGTCCACCTGTTGCCCGACGAGGAATGGGACCGGGTGATCAACGTCAACCTCAAGGGCACGTTCGTCGTCGCCCGCGCCGCACTGACACAGATGCTGCAGCAGGACCGCGTAGGCGGTGAACGGGGCGCGATCGTCACGTTGTCCAGCGTCGAGGGCCTCGAGGGAACTGCGGGCGGCAGTTCCTACAACGCCGCCAAAGGCGGGGTGGTGGTGCTGACCAAGAACCTCGCGATCGACTACGGACCCAGTGGGATCCGGGCCAACGCCGTCTGTCCCGGCTTCATCGAGACTCCGCTGTTCGACTCGGTTGTCGGGATGCCGGGAATGGAGCAGGCCCGCGAAGGTCTGCGGTATGAGCACAAACTGCGCCGGTTCGGGCAGGCCGGTGAAGTGGCCGCGGTCGCGGCGTTCCTGGTCTCGTCGGACGCCAGCTTCGTCAGTGGCCAGGCCATCGCCGTCGACGGCGGGTACACGGCAGGGCGTGATCACCACGTCACCGATCTGTTGGGTCTGGGTGGACCGTAACTCGATCACATCTGGGCTGTTCAGGCCTATATTTCAGCGATAGAATGGGCGTGCGGTGCTCACCGGGCGCCGCCCACAACCCGACCAGCTCGCCGCCTGAGACTCTCGACCTCGAGCAGTAGGAGTACGTCGATGAGCACTCCGGATCCCACCGTCGTGACCGAGCAGACCGCCGACCGGCAGCTCAAAGCCAAGCACCGCGCGCTGTGGGCCTCGGGTGACTACCCGGCGGTGGCCGCGGACCTGATCCCCGCACTCGGGCCGCGACTGGTGGCAGCCTGCGGCATCGGGCCGGGTCAGCAGGTGCTGGACGTGGCCGCGGGCTCCGGCAATGCTGCGGTGCCCGCCGCCGCTGCCGGGGCGACGGTGGTTGCCGGTGATCTGACACCGGAGTTGTTCGAGGCGGGACGGGCCAACGCCGCGCGCCACGGTGTCGAACTGGAGTGGGTGGAGGCCGATGCTGAGGCAATGCCTTTTGCCGACAACCGGTTCGACGTCGTGATGTCCTGCGTGGGAGCGATGTTCGCGCCACACCACCAGGCAGCGGCCGACGAACTGATCCGGGTGACGCGGCCCGGTGGAACCATCGCGATGATCAACTGGACGCCCACCGGCTTCATCGGCACTCTCTTCGCGACGATGAAGCCGTACGCCCCACCACCGCCACCCGGCGCCAGCCCCGCCCCGCTGTGGGGAGACGAACAGCATGTTCGAGAACTGTTCGGCGACAAGGTGATCGACCTGACCCTGCGCCATGAGACGGTGCAGATGGAGCACTGCACCAGTCCGCTGGAGTTCCGCGAGTACTGGAAACGGAACTACGGGCCCACCATCGCGGCCTACCGGTTCAACGCAGACAAACCCGAACAGCTCGCCGGTCTGGATCGCGATTTCCTGGCTCTGCTGGAAAACTGGAACCGCGCGACCGAACCCGGACGTACCGCCTACGACGCGGAGTACCTGTTGGTGACTGCCGTCAAGCGCTGACATCCTGGGCAGCGACTCACGACGGGTCACCCATCACCACACCTTCCCGTCGCGGGTCGGCGCCGCCGATCCA
Proteins encoded:
- a CDS encoding lycopene cyclase domain-containing protein, whose translation is MDRWQYLLVLGACLAITIPLEFLGTGVYRQLGRAARAILPVAAVFLVWDVAAILADVWTYDPQYLTGIRIGPLPLEELLFFLVIPICGLLTYSAVQGILARVRRLRERSGERRS
- a CDS encoding DUF5914 domain-containing protein, translated to MSARDKQLSNPASWLRRASKASPFQVLPRQRWAEQRATYRDADPAIIDSALARTLRRPGGNWYVFAAGTDIRTRPFGATVAGNELVAWRDDQQGLHVGPAACPHLGADLCTGSIDRGSVVCPWHGLRLTGRPRTGWEPFPAYDDGVLAWVRLDHVGDEAPTQTPVLPQRPAQPRIAAVARTTGVCEPRDVIANRMDPWHGAWFHPYSFTRLEVLDAPPADGDNPDPLDRFVVAVTFRVGRFGVPVIAEFTSPEPRTIVMHIVEGEGAGSVVETHATPVGPGIDGRPRTTVIEAVIAHSERPGFVNALRASGLVVPFMRYAANRLWRDDLAYAERLYALRAASVE
- a CDS encoding Ntn hydrolase family protein; the encoded protein is MTVVLAVKCANGIVLASDSQITDPGRGLSYPAQKLHAMGEYAAWGGSGSRAVLYDVEQIFDAEAEAVIEAKNIGHALQDRILPVFKHHYANFIEGVPGQEKAGTPATYILAAGYAGQTPFIIDVDPNGLVGHHEETGFQAVGSGAPMAQQAHALLAHFRMTERDLDYGVVAALRVLDALDASSPSVGGPMDICRLTPAGAHHLSPEEVDDVRGHVTRWVQLEHHALDGLFD
- a CDS encoding acyl-CoA dehydrogenase family protein → MTTAPTRVDLVGQARALRDLVRTEAAESERLRTLSPPVVEAMWDSGLMTAFNPAAAGGVDPSFAEMIETWIEMAWQDGSFGWTGIANLPASFAAASYLPDEGFAEVFTANNNRVTMGGQFAPNGQGLVVDGGYRLTGSWNFGSGTGHSEYVAAGFIPMESGEIRWISDGVPELMVALLPRAEVDFTDGWHVQGLKGTGSYDYNVADVFVPAYRAFRLFSREPVRGTSAAGRMGMMPVTAAGHAAWALGVAKSMLDDVQELAATKFRMSDMAALASRPTFQKDLAHHVAAWRAARLLVLDAFGSVEAAVEAGQELTPTMRADMRIAAVYTTDVARACAEWAHLAAGTTAIREGSRLERGFRDIYTGTQHAFISEKVAIDSAQVWLGVMDDHFSL
- a CDS encoding SDR family NAD(P)-dependent oxidoreductase, with the protein product MKRFEGKGVLVTGAASGIGHATVTRLLDEGATVVGLDLAEQSPDTGGYTYHRGDILDAGAVGAAVAAVVAGAGRLDAVVHAAGVAGGGPVHLLPDEEWDRVINVNLKGTFVVARAALTQMLQQDRVGGERGAIVTLSSVEGLEGTAGGSSYNAAKGGVVVLTKNLAIDYGPSGIRANAVCPGFIETPLFDSVVGMPGMEQAREGLRYEHKLRRFGQAGEVAAVAAFLVSSDASFVSGQAIAVDGGYTAGRDHHVTDLLGLGGP
- a CDS encoding class I SAM-dependent methyltransferase translates to MSTPDPTVVTEQTADRQLKAKHRALWASGDYPAVAADLIPALGPRLVAACGIGPGQQVLDVAAGSGNAAVPAAAAGATVVAGDLTPELFEAGRANAARHGVELEWVEADAEAMPFADNRFDVVMSCVGAMFAPHHQAAADELIRVTRPGGTIAMINWTPTGFIGTLFATMKPYAPPPPPGASPAPLWGDEQHVRELFGDKVIDLTLRHETVQMEHCTSPLEFREYWKRNYGPTIAAYRFNADKPEQLAGLDRDFLALLENWNRATEPGRTAYDAEYLLVTAVKR